The nucleotide window CTGGTGGTCGGCGCGGCGGCTCTCGATCAGGGTGATGGCGCGCGCCAGCGCGGCGCGATGGCCGCTGCGGACCTCGCTGGCCAGCGACGGCAGGTCGAGCGGCTTCTTACTTGTTGCGGTCATCATCGCCTTTCGGGCGGTCGCCGCCGAAGATCGCGCGGCCTTCCGCCGACAGATACGGCTTCAGCGCGGTCCACGGCACGAAAGCATCGTAGCTGCCCTCGGCATAGGCCCCGACGGCATAGGGCGCGTAGTGGAACGTCAGGCCGGAACTCTTGCCGGATTCGGTCGAGGGCGCCAACGTCACCGGGCCGATCTTCAGCAGTTTCGGCTCGATGCTCTTGACGTAGTCCTCGCCGTCATCCTCGGTGCCGCGCGCTTTCTTCTCGGCTCTCAGCGCTGCGATCACGCCCTTGACCATCGCCTGCATCGCCGGGCTGCCGTCGGACAGGTCGGTGAAGAACGGGCGGATGCTGATACGCCTGGCGAGCTGCTTGTCCCACAGGATGGTGTCGATCTCGGTGTTGGGATGCGCGCCGCCGGTGTAGCTGTAGTCGGTGCGCAGGATCGAGACGTAGCGGCCGGCGACCTCCGAATCCACCGCGTAGCTGCGCTCGTAGGTCCACGGGCCGTTGCGGAACAGCGCCGGATCGCTCTTGTATTCCGGCTCGGCCTCGGTGCGCTGCTGAGCGATCCATGTCTTGCCCTCGGCCAAGCAATTCTCGGCGAGCTTGGCATCGGCCTTGATCGCTGCATCGAGCGTCACCGTGCCGTCGATCGCTTTGGTCTTGACGGCGAAGTCAGGCTTCGGCTTCGCCGGTTCGGCGAGGGCGGGAGAGCCGATCGCCAGACAGGCCAGAATGACGAGCGGATAAGCACGGAAGTGAGATG belongs to Rhodopseudomonas palustris and includes:
- a CDS encoding DUF3298 and DUF4163 domain-containing protein, encoding MLSSHFRAYPLVILACLAIGSPALAEPAKPKPDFAVKTKAIDGTVTLDAAIKADAKLAENCLAEGKTWIAQQRTEAEPEYKSDPALFRNGPWTYERSYAVDSEVAGRYVSILRTDYSYTGGAHPNTEIDTILWDKQLARRISIRPFFTDLSDGSPAMQAMVKGVIAALRAEKKARGTEDDGEDYVKSIEPKLLKIGPVTLAPSTESGKSSGLTFHYAPYAVGAYAEGSYDAFVPWTALKPYLSAEGRAIFGGDRPKGDDDRNK